A single genomic interval of Panthera tigris isolate Pti1 chromosome E3, P.tigris_Pti1_mat1.1, whole genome shotgun sequence harbors:
- the ATP6V0C gene encoding V-type proton ATPase 16 kDa proteolipid subunit, whose translation MSEAKGGPEYASFFAVMGASAAMVFSALGAAYGTAKSGTGIAAMSVMRPELIMKSIIPVVMAGIIAIYGLVVAVLIANSLNDGITLYRSFLQLGAGLSVGLSGLAAGFAIGIVGDAGVRGTAQQPRLFVGMILILIFAEVLGLYGLIVALILSTK comes from the exons ATGTCCGAGGCCAAGGGCGGCCCCGAGTACGCCTCCTTTTTCGCGGTCATGGGCGCCTCGGCCGCCATGGTCTTCAGCG ccctgggtGCCGCCTACGGTACAGCCAAGAGTGGCACTGGCATCGCGGCCATGTCTGTCATGCGGCCAGAACTGATCATGAAGTCCATCATCCCAGTGGTCATGGCTGGTATCATCGCCATCTACGGGCTGGTGGTGGCCGTCCTCATCGCTAATTCCCTGAATGATGGCATCACTCTCTACAG GAGTTTCCTCCAACTGGGTGCTGGCCTGAGCGTGGGCCTCAGCGGGCTGGCAGCTGGCTTTGCCATTGGCATCGTGGGGGACGCTGGTGTGCGTGGCACTGCCCAGCAGCCCCGGCTATTCGTGGGCATGATCCTGATCCTCATCTTCGCCGAGGTGCTCGGCCTCTACGGTCTCATCGTTGCCCTTATCCTCTCCACAAAGTAG